The proteins below come from a single Rosa rugosa chromosome 2, drRosRugo1.1, whole genome shotgun sequence genomic window:
- the LOC133729115 gene encoding wall-associated receptor kinase 2-like encodes MSIMALQFPLAAVLILLSAASTTTTAAAAQALPGCSDKCGDLAIPYPFGMKVGCYLGDRFYINCSQGAQPDQPPTAYFGDSNIIVTNISIDVGELRIWNYRGTDCYNKEGNRTYRNRPEFRMGPPYTISDIKNKFYAIGCDTYAIMRGFRGEEEFITGCMSVCNSRGSVDKNSCSGAGCCQINIPSGLNNLTVSLSSYDNHLYVWDFNPCSYAFIVQEDQFDFSSSSFEQLNDTVRLPMVLNWAIGNDTDPCHEAQKRKDFACRANSMCKNRPIIGSVGYLCECLPGYEGNPYHPDGCQDIDECRAFNSCQNGQCLNTSPGNYSCSCHKGYKNDGMNDKTCIKDDSERHSKIVLLLMVSLGVTVGFLVLFLGISWKCWGMKKREFIKLKEKHFKENGGLLLLQQLASHGSSMRTTKIFPAEELEKATNNYHESRVLGEGGYGTVYKGILPDDTMVAIKKSKGGALTQSDQFVNEVIVLSQINHKNVVKLLGCCLETEVPLLVYEFITHGTLYEHIHKKRSSLPFELRMKIATQSAEALSHLHSSISTPIIHRDVKTANILLDDDYTAKVSDFGASRLVPSGQTDIQTLVLGTFGYLDPEYLQSNQLTEKSDVYSFGVVLVELLTSKMPVSKDRCLASIFLASMEEGWLNQILDDGIVNEGNIETVKKVANLAKQCLRVNGEERPSMKEVAKELEEMNVTAKYPWRFNANFCEEENEYLLGSVNSDAYVVGNGKGDCSSSGLTGGTTTAYDSMQIEQLMPHDGGR; translated from the exons ATGTCGATCATGGCCTTGCAATTCCCATTGGCGGCAGTCCTAATCCTATTATCGGCGGCTAGTACTACGACAACAGCAGCTGCTGCTCAAGCCCTGCCTGGCTGCTCTGACAAGTGCGGTGATCTCGCAATTCCATATCCATTTGGCATGAAGGTGGGTTGTTACCTGGGAGATAGGTTCTACATCAACTGTAGCCAGGGGGCCCAACCGGACCAACCCCCAACAGCCTACTTTGGGGACTCCAATATCATTGTTACTAACATATCCATAGACGTTGGGGAGTTGCGAATATGGAACTATAGAGGGACAGATTGTTACAATAAAGAGGGCAATCGAACTTACAGAAACAGACCAGAGTTCAGGATGGGACCTCCATACACCATATCTGACATCAAAAACAAGTTCTACGCCATTGGTTGTGACACTTACGCAATCATGCGAGGCTTCCGAGGGGAAGAAGAATTCATTACTGGGTGCATGTCAGTATGCAACAGCCGTGGCAGTGTCGACAAGAACTCCTGCTCTGGCGCTGGGTGTTGCCAGATTAACATCCCCAGTGGATTGAACAATCTTACTGTGAGTTTGAGTAGCTACGACAATCATTTGTATGTGTGGGACTTTAATCCCTGCAGCTACGCCTTCATTGTACAGGAAGACCAGTTCGATTTCTCCTCTTCCAGTTTTGAACAACTGAATGACACTGTACGGCTTCCAATGGTCCTTAATTGGGCCATTGGGAATGACACAGACCCCTGTCATGAAGCTCAGAAAAGGAAGGATTTCGCATGCAGAGCTAATAGCATGTGCAAAAACCGGCCTATCATTGGGTCAGTAGGTTATTTGTGCGAGTGTTTGCCTGGTTATGAAGGAAACCCGTACCACCCAGATGGTTGCCAAG ATATTGATGAGTGCAGGGCTTTCAACTCCTGCCAGAACGGACAGTGCTTAAATACTTCACCAGGAAATTACTCTTGTTCATGTCATAAAGGATACAAAAACGACGGCATGAATGACAAGACTTGCATTAAAGACGATTCCGAAAGACACTCAAAGATCGTTCTCCTGCTTATGGTTTCATTGG GTGTAACTGTGGGCTTCTTGGTTTTATTCCTTGGAATTTCGTGGAAATGTTGGGGAATGAAGAAAAGAGAGTTCATTAAACTCAAAGAAAAGCACTTCAAAGAGAATGGTGGTTTATTGTTACTGCAACAACTCGCTAGTCATGGAAGCTCCATGAGGACAACAAAAATCTTTCCTGCTGAAGAACTTGAGAAGGCAACAAACAATTACCATGAGAGTAGAGTCCTTGGAGAAGGAGGTTATGGAACAGTTTACAAAGGAATACTACCGGATGACACAATGGTTGCCATAAAGAAGTCGAAAGGTGGTGCCCTGACCCAGAGTGATCAATTTGTTAACGAGGTGATTGTTCTTTCTCAAATCAACCACAAAAATGTGGTAAAGCTATTGGGTTGTTGTTTAGAAACGGAAGTACCTTTACTAGTATACGAATTCATTACCCATGGCACTCTTTATGAGCACATTCATAAAAAACGATCATCACTCCCATTTGAATTACGAATGAAGATAGCAACTCAAAGCGCGGAAGCACTGTCCCACTTACACTCCTCAATTTCCACACCAATAATACATCGAGATGTGAAAACAGCAAATATTCTGTTAGATGATGATTATACAGCAAAAGTGTCAGATTTTGGAGCTTCCCGATTGGTTCCTTCAGGTCAAACTGATATACAAACTTTAGTGCTTGGGACATTTGGATACCTGGACCCTGAATATCTGCAATCAAACCAACTAACAGAAAAGAGTGATGTTTATAGCTTTGGAGTTGTCCTAGTGGAGCTACTAACAAGCAAAATGCCAGTTTCTAAAGATAGATGCTTAGCAAGCATCTTTCTTGCTTCCATGGAAGAAGGTTGGTTGAATCAAATTCTTGATGATGGCATAGTGAATGAGGGAAACATTGAGACGGTAAAGAAAGTGGCCAATCTCGCAAAACAATGCTTGAGGGTAAACGGGGAGGAAAGGCCTAGCATGAAAGAAGTTGCAAAAGAGTTAGAGGAAATGAATGTCACGGCAAAATATCCGTGGAGATTTAATGCTAATTTTTGCGAAGAAGAGAATGAATACTTGCTTGGGTCAGTTAATTCAGACGCTTACGTTGTGGGTAATGGAAAAGGTGATTGCAGTTCTAGTGGTCTAACCGGTGGTACGACCACTGCGTATGACAGTATGCAAATCGAACAGTTAATGCCACATGACGGTGGACGATAG